The Xenopus tropicalis strain Nigerian chromosome 7, UCB_Xtro_10.0, whole genome shotgun sequence genome includes a region encoding these proteins:
- the LOC116412098 gene encoding serine/threonine-protein kinase N1-like, with product MYNFVFIKLTTDFPLFCSFYSACTVLGLKFLHEHNIVHRDLKPQNILLDRYGYAKIADFGLCKEGIGYMDTITGKCGTLNYMAPEIFTDDSYTRAVDWWSLGIIIYKMLVGKAPFRAKLKEEMIDLIVKEDVEFPEGLDEDAKLLIRNLLCKEPQNRLGSSQQGATDVMRSPFFKGIDWVALSKMQLEAPHIHQRTEQRQQGRQRVHLESKNLSEPPINTFPKMLQEFEYPALIANKCAMM from the exons ATGTATAACTTTGTGTTTATAAAACTAACAACTGACTTTCCTCTTTTCTGTAGTTTCTACTCCGCCTGCACAGTACTAGGGCTGAAATTTCTGCATGAACATAACATCGTTCACAG AGATTTAAAGCCCCAGAACATACTGCTGGATAGATATGGATATGCAAAAATAGCAGACTTTGGCCTCTGTAAAGAAG GAATCGGTTACATGGACACAATCACAGGCAAATGTGGAACTTTAAATTATATGGCGCCAGAGATCTTCACAGATGATTCCTATACTAGAGCAGTGGACTGGTGGTCCTTGGGAATCATTATTTACAAAATGCTTGTTGGAAAG GCGCCATTTAGAGCAAAACTGAAAGAGGAAATGATTGATCTAATCGTCAAAGAAGATGTAGAATTTCCAGAAGGTCTAGATGAAGATGCCAAATTGCTGATAAGAAAC CTGTTGTGCAAAGAGCCCCAAAATCGGCTTGGGTCAAGCCAACAAGGTGCTACGGACGTAATGAGAAGTCCATTCTTTAAG GGAATAGACTGGGTTGCACTCTCCAAGATGCAACTCGAGGCCCCACACATTCATCAAAGAACAGAGCAAAGGCAACAAGGGAGACAAAGGGTCCATTTAGAGTCTAAGAATCTGTCAGAACCACCGAtaaatacatttccaaaaatgCTACAGGAATTTGAATACCCTGCACTGATTGCAAATAAATGTGCAATGATGTAA